In one Carassius carassius chromosome 14, fCarCar2.1, whole genome shotgun sequence genomic region, the following are encoded:
- the si:ch1073-126c3.2 gene encoding uncharacterized protein si:ch1073-126c3.2, translated as MKCTTMSRTQKMLYLLFAFLLTTAHGNNSSCSSSEFTYEQIDQQLQDLKNCLEMLSITWTTYQNANIFNQLQTLSDIIQRQQNEELRRLLPANCSSPAVPEDGGLLCISVKDKAYCKPMCNAGYDFTFLRRSRLFEECSSATQYKWTTQFIGGNRLAICDKSRTAVSGAPSAYFPVGQDCQKIKSDEQLTRNITTIFTSELVMAGITLSIESSGLLCG; from the exons ATGAAATGTACAACAATGAGCAGAACACAGAAGATGCTTTACTTACTCTTTG CATTTCTATTGACAACAGCTCATGGAAATAATTCTTCCTGTTCTTCCTCTGAATTTACTTATGAGCAGATTGACCAACAGCTTCAG GATTTGAAAAATTGCCTTGAAATGCTATCTATTACATGGACAACATACCAAAACGCAAACATTTTTAACCAACTACAAACACTGAGTGATATCATCCAGAGGCAACAAAATGAAG AGTTAAGAAGGTTACTGCCAGCAAACTGTTCATCTCCAGCTGTGCCAGAGGATGGAGGCCTGCTGTGTATATCTGTGAAGGACAAGGCCTACTGTAAACCTATGTGCAATGCG GGttatgatttcacttttttaagaaGATCAAGGCTGTTTGAGGAATGCAGTTCTGCCACACAATACAAGTGGACAACCCAGTTTATTGGTGGCAACAGGCTGGCTATATGTGACA AGTCCCGCACTGCAGTGTCAGGAGCCCCTTCTGCATACTTCCCTGTGGGCCAGGACTGTCAGAAAATAAAGAGTGATGAACAACTAACGAGGAACATCACAACTATCTTTACATCAGAGTTGGTTATGGCAGGCATTACACTATCAATAGAGTCTTCCGGCCTTCTCTGTGGCTAA